GAACTATTCTTCCTATATCATTATTAAGACAATAATTTATAATTATTCTTGCTGCTTTTGAAAGATAATCATTTATGCGATTATTTCTCCTTCTAGCTATTCTCTTTTGCCTTAATGTTATATGCTCTATCTTTTGCTTATCTTTAATGCTTTGCAATTTTGCATTTGTCTTGTTATAGTATTGATTAATAGATTTTAATTTTCTGCCGTCTATTAGGAATGAAGCTCCGTTATTTGTAACACAAGTACATAGATTGTCTATACCTAAATCTATTCCTAGTCCATTTTCTTTGTTTAATTCCCTTTGAACTTCCTCTACTTCATAAGTATATTGAATTTCAAAGTACCTAGAATGTTGTTTTGGTATTATTCTAATCTCTTTTATCTTCTTGCCTTTTAATACTGGTGGCAGCTTAATTTTAACTTCCTGATGAGTTTTCTTAAACGAATTTGAATAAGGAACTGTCAGAATATCATCTTTTAATCTTACAAAACCTATAACAAGAGTTGTAAATCCATCTTTAGCAAGATATTTAGGTAATTTTATATCTTTAAAATTATATTGACCATTCTTAGCAAGTTTTAAAAGTCCAAAAAACGATTTAAAACTTCCGTCTACTTCTTTTAGAATTTGTTGAGCCATATTAGAATTTAACTTCTTATAGTTCTCACTGTTTTTAAGTATTTTATAGTTTTCATTATAACTTAAATACTTTTTATTTTTAAAATAATACTGTCTAATATTATATATAGCTTCATTAGTTAAGTTCTTGGCTATATGAGATAAATATTTTAAATTCCTAAACTCCTTTTTACTAAGATGTTTTACTTGTTGTTTTAATGTTAAATACATAGATAATCACCTCCTTTTCACCAGAGATATTATACCATGTATTCTACATTTTATCTGTTTATTTTTAAATATTTTTAAAGTTTTTAAAACCCCACAACAGTGGGAAGCATTGTTCACATAAATACGCTACCATTTATGCAGTTCTCTTATGAACTTCTTGTTATCTCTAACAAGCACAGACTATATCTTATCCATATCCTATTTCAAGGACTTAGGCGAAACCACTTCCAATACCTATCGCTTGTATTGTACTCCCCTCACGAGGGATAGTCGTTGAACTTTCCTTTTCAGGATTAGCTGCTGATTGTCTATTATCATAATGTTTAGGATTTAACCTTGCATCATCTAGTATATTTTTTCTGCTTTCGCCACCATCACACCTATACCATTCACTTAGGTATTATGTTGTGGTTATACTAGCTTTAAGAGTTCCCAGCAGTTCAGTTTCTTTGTTGCACGGTTTTGCTCCGTGTCTACATACAAGTTTCCCTATATGCTTACTAAAATTTTTGTGCAATTCATCTCACGACTAAAGTCGCGAGTGTTCTTGCACTATTTAATAAATGTTGAACCGCCATCATTCAATGTTATCGTAGTTCGTGTCTGATTTTTTTGTTTTGCTCCAGAAGATTCTTTATAAGTTGAAGTCAATTTAAAATTACTTATTTCTGTGTCAAGTTTTAACAATATTTTTTTTACTCCATTTATTTTTTTTATTTCTGGAATTATTTTAAAGACTATTCCCGCTTCTGAAAATATCGGCTCAATGTAATCTTCATTATTTTTAGTCACTTTTTTTTCACCCACAATCACTTCTTCCGTAACTTTTAATTCTCCTTCTTCCTTTTCCATAATCATAAGTGTCGGCATAGCTTCTATTCTTATATCCCCATTTTCTTTTAACATATTAAAGTCAACTCCTAAAAATTTTCCTCCCGCAGAAAATATCGAGCCAATTGAAATTTCTCCGTTTAAAAATTTTGCAACCAAATTATTTTTCCCAGCATTTCCAGAATCTGAATTTATTGACCAATCAATTCCAAGCCGCTCAAATAAATTTGAACTTGTATCAATTATTGTTCCTTTTATTATAACTTGTTCTTTTGGACTGTCAAAAGATTTTATTATCTTTTTCATCTCCTCAAATTTTTTCTCATCTCCACTAAAAATAATTTTATTTCCTACACCGATAATTTCAAATTTTTCAAATCCATTTAATGCTTCTGAAATTTCTTTTGCATCTCTATATTCAAACTCAATTTCTCCTGTCTTATTTTTTATTTCATCTTTTTTATTATTTTCAATCTTTGAACTTTCTATTTTTGGAACTTCTTTTTTATTATTTTCAATCTTTGAAGTTTGTTTTATCTGTTTAGGTGTCTTATTTTCAGAAGTCTTTACTTGCTTTTGTTGTATGTTTTTATTATTTACACTATTATTTTCAATCTTTTTATTTTCTTTCGGCACTTTGTAAATAAATATTTTTTTCATATTTTGCGCATCATTTTTATTTACATAATCCGTAACCTTTGCTGAAAAAGTATTGCTAAAAAAAATAATGGCATATAAAATAAAACTTATTTTCCTCATCTTTCCCCCTTTTACTTTTACAATTTTTTCTCAATAAACCCTATCGAAATTTTAAATTCATCACTTGTAAGCTCAATAAACAATCTTGAAGTATCAATATATCTTTTACTTTTATTAATTAAATACAAAAATTTCCCAAAATCATTT
This genomic stretch from Leptotrichia sp. oral taxon 218 harbors:
- a CDS encoding MarR family transcriptional regulator, which gives rise to MHKNFSKHIGKLVCRHGAKPCNKETELLGTLKASITTT
- a CDS encoding RNA-guided endonuclease TnpB family protein, with translation MYLTLKQQVKHLSKKEFRNLKYLSHIAKNLTNEAIYNIRQYYFKNKKYLSYNENYKILKNSENYKKLNSNMAQQILKEVDGSFKSFFGLLKLAKNGQYNFKDIKLPKYLAKDGFTTLVIGFVRLKDDILTVPYSNSFKKTHQEVKIKLPPVLKGKKIKEIRIIPKQHSRYFEIQYTYEVEEVQRELNKENGLGIDLGIDNLCTCVTNNGASFLIDGRKLKSINQYYNKTNAKLQSIKDKQKIEHITLRQKRIARRRNNRINDYLSKAARIIINYCLNNDIGRIVLGYNEDFQRKSNIGSINNQNFVNIPYGKLRDKLIYLCKLYGIEFKLQEESYTSKASFFDGDEIPIYDKENQKEYIFSGKRIKRGLYQTSTGKIINADCNGALNILRKSKVVDLSVLYNRGELNTPKRIRVV
- a CDS encoding type II secretion system protein GspD; this encodes MRKISFILYAIIFFSNTFSAKVTDYVNKNDAQNMKKIFIYKVPKENKKIENNSVNNKNIQQKQVKTSENKTPKQIKQTSKIENNKKEVPKIESSKIENNKKDEIKNKTGEIEFEYRDAKEISEALNGFEKFEIIGVGNKIIFSGDEKKFEEMKKIIKSFDSPKEQVIIKGTIIDTSSNLFERLGIDWSINSDSGNAGKNNLVAKFLNGEISIGSIFSAGGKFLGVDFNMLKENGDIRIEAMPTLMIMEKEEGELKVTEEVIVGEKKVTKNNEDYIEPIFSEAGIVFKIIPEIKKINGVKKILLKLDTEISNFKLTSTYKESSGAKQKNQTRTTITLNDGGSTFIK